One Gossypium hirsutum isolate 1008001.06 chromosome A11, Gossypium_hirsutum_v2.1, whole genome shotgun sequence genomic window carries:
- the LOC107922766 gene encoding poly [ADP-ribose] polymerase 2 isoform X1: MYPSISFLHSQTISPTLCSSKNMASKLKAGQLRDELAQRGLDTIGTKPLLVLRLEDALLKERKKEEENGGKANNAIGNNKRKRGRESDVCSNEDSDKVNAVEEFRQMNVKQLREQATLRGLSTVGTKKELLERLCEDADKNPLPVKVEEEEEEEEEEEEEEEKESRKEEKIVTATKKGVAVLDQGIPDEIKAHYHVLQKGDHIYDAMLNQTNVGQNNNKFFVIQLLESDDSKTYMVHNRWGRVGVKGQIKLHGPFTSRQAAIDVFQTKFFNKTKNYWYNRKDFVCHPKCYTLLEMDYDEKEKDSDVKRKANSSIGAQLRETKLEQRVAKFISVICNISMMKQQMMEIGYNADKLPLGKLSKSTILKGYDILKKIADVIDQSNRSKLEQLSSEFYTVIPHDFGFRKMRDFVIDKPQKLKKKLEMVEALGEIEVASKLLMDDITMEEDPLYYRYQQLHCELFPLDNDTEEFALIVKYIQNTHAQTHSNYTVDVVQIFKVTRDGESERFKKFSGTKNRMLLWHGSRLTNWTGILSQGLRIAPPEAPATGYMFGKGVYFADMFSKSANYCYTNSAFTTGVLLLCEVALGDMAELLQAKSDADKLPDGKLSTKGVGATAPDPSEAQSLDDGVVVPLGKPKEQNRKGALLYNEYIVYNVDQIRMRYLIQVSFKYTK, encoded by the exons ATGTATCCCTCCATTTCCTTCTTACATTCTCAAACGATTTCTCCCACACTTTGCTCATCGAAGAACATGGCAAGTAAGCTGAAAGCAGGCCAGCTCCGAGACGAACTCGCCCAGCGTGGGCTTGACACAATCGGGACCAAGCCCTTACTG GTGCTGAGACTGGAGGATGCTTTGCTCAAGGAGaggaagaaagaagaggaaaatggAGGCAAGGCTAACAATGCAATCGGAAATAACAAGAGAAAAAGAGGGAGGGAGTCGGATGTCTGTAGTAACGAGGATTCGGACAAAGTCAATGCCGTTGAGGAGTTTCGACAAATGAATGTCAAGCAATTACGCGAACAAGCTACTCTTCGAGGCCTTTCCACTGTTGGCACCAAAAAGGAACTTCTCGAGCGGCTTTGTGAAGATGCCGACAAGAATCCTCTTCCTG TtaaagtagaagaagaagaagaagaagaagaagaagaagaagaagaagaagagaaggaaaGTAGGAAGGAGGAGAAAATCGTTACGGCCACAAAGAAAGGGGTGGCTGTTCTGGATCAAGGGATCCCAGATGAGATAAAGGCTCATTATCATGTTCTACAAAAG GGTGATCATATCTATGATGCCATGTTAAATCAGACGAATGTTGGGCAAAACAATAACAAGTTCTTTGTGATCCAGCTTCTAG AATCTGATGACTCAAAGACATACATGGTTCATAATAGATGGGGTAGAGTTGGTGTGAAGGGTCAAATTAAGTTACATGGCCCCTTTACTTCACGACAAGCTGCAATTGATGTGTTTCAAACCAAGTTCTTTAACAAGACCAAAAACTATTGGTACAACAGAAAAGACTTTGTTTGTCACCCAAAGTGCTACACCTTGCTGGAGATGGACtatgatgaaaaagaaaaggattcTGAT GTCAAAAGAAAGGCTAACTCTTCCATTGGTGCTCAATTGCGGGAGACAAAGCTTGAACAACGTGTTGCTAAGTTTATCTCTGTTATATGCAATATCAGCATGATGAAGCAACAAATGATGGAAATAG GATACAATGCTGACAAGTTGCCTCTTGGTAAGCTAAGCAAATCCACAATTTTAAAG GGGTATGATATCTTAAAGAAAATTGCTGATGTGATTGACCAGTCAAACAGGAGCAAGCTTGAGCAATTAAGTTC GGAATTTTACACCGTGATTCCACATGATTTTGGATTTAGAAAAATGC GTGATTTTGTCATCGACAAACCTCagaagttgaaaaagaagttgGAAATG GTTGAAGCCCTGGGAGAAATAGAGGTCGCATCAAAATTATTAATGGATGACATTACGATGGAG GAAGATCCTTTATATTATCGGTACCAGCAGCTTCACTGTGAACTGTTTCCTCTTGACAATGATACTGAGGAGTTCGCTTTG ATTGTAAAGTATATTCAGAATACTCATGCTCAGACACATTCAAATTATACAGTTGATGTTGTTCAAATATTCAAGGTGACAAGAGACGGTGAAAGTGAACGCTTTAAAAAG TTTTCTGGAACAAAAAATAGAATGCTGTTGTGGCATGGTTCTCGGCTTACTAACTGGACTGGCATTCTGTCCCAAG GTTTGCGCATTGCTCCACCTGAAGCGCCTGCCACGGGTTATATGTTTGGGAAGGGGGTTTACTTTGCTGATATGTTCTCCAAAAGTGCAAATTATTGCTATACTAATTCTGCCTTCACAACTGGGGTGTTGCTTCTATGTGAG GTTGCCCTGGGTGACATGGCTGAGCTTCTACAAGCTAAAAGCGATGCTGATAAGCTGCCGGATGGGAAGTTGAG CACAAAAGGTGTTGGTGCAACTGCACCGGATCCTTCTGAAGCCCAGTCACTTGATGATGGTGTTGTAGTTCCCCTAGGAAAACCGAAGGAGCAAAACCGGAAG GGTGCTTTATTATACAATGAATATATAGTCTACAATGTCGACCAGATAAGGATGCGCTACTTGATTCAAGTTAGTTTCAAATATACAAAGTAG
- the LOC121209752 gene encoding early nodulin-75-like, whose amino-acid sequence MYEPPKKEKLEPKPLVYAPPKKEKPEPKPPVYEPPKKPPVYEPKPPKPPVYASPKKEKPEPKPPMYEPPNKPPMYEPKPQKSPVYAPPKKEKPEPNHQCTNLQRNLLYISHHMVTIQDTLHWGSLNREAPSASHPHELS is encoded by the coding sequence ATGTATGAACCACCAAAGAAGGAGAAGCTTGAGCCTAAACCGCTAGTTTATGCACCTCCAAAGAAAGAAAAACCAGAACCCAAACCTCCAGTTTATGAGCCTCCAAAGAAGCCACCAGTGTATGAGCCTAAGCCACCAAAGCCACCAGTTTATGCATCTCCAAAGAAGGAAAAGCCTGAACCCAAACCACCAATGTATGAACCACCAAATAAGCCTCCAATGTATGAGCCCAAGCCACAAAAGTCACCAGTTTATGCACCACCAAAGAAAGAGAAGCCAGAACCAAACCACCAATGTACGAACCTCCAAAGAAACCTCCTGTACATAAGCCACCATATGGTCACTATCCAAGACACCCTCCATTGGGGAAGCCTCAATAGAGAGGCCCCATCAGCTAGCCATCCCCATGAACTGAGCTAG
- the LOC107924483 gene encoding gamma-tubulin complex component 4 isoform X2 encodes MLHELLLALVGYTGDLIIDEREHHKSLGICLSPNAPISEQRSFKLASDISFIDPSERDLIEKLITLGFYYRELDRFATKSRNLSWIRAADVSPLDRASELSNPKSGKPSVYRRAIANGLVEILSVYKSAVLQLEQKLLSETMPILATVTQALNKFFVILPPLYELILEIERDDIRGGQLLNLLHKRCHCGVPELQACIQRLLWHGHQVLYNQLSSWMIYGILQDQHGEFFIRRQEDRDVEYGSSILDTSEKLAHLSTVDTSLTDWHLGFHIFLDMLPEYIHMRVAESILFAGKAIRVLWNPSPAIQFQDALSNQQTKKGSQKFHGSAVGVPFQKEAFLDVKTIGEELLPQSVADKIETMLLDLKESSEFHKRSFECSVDSIRAIAASHLWQLVVVRADLNGHLKALKDYFLLAKGDFFQCFLEESRQLMRLPPRQSTAEADLMVPFQLAAIKTIGEEDKYFSRVSLLMPSFGITVKSSQRDLPKTKAYTDGSSETSVGGWDGIALEYSVDWPLQLFFTQEVLSKYRRIFQYLLRLKRTQMELEKSWASVMHQEHTYFAKHRKDQMNCSISQPPQQCFRPMWRVREHMAFLIRNLQFYIQVLNGL; translated from the exons ATGTTGCACGAGCTTTTACTAGCACTTGTTGGTTACACAGGAGATCTAATAATCGACGAGCGAGAACATCATAAATCTCTCGGCATTTGCTTATCCCCCAACGCTCCCATCTCCGAACAACGTTCCTTCAAGCTTGCTTCCGACATTTCCTTCATCGACCCCAGTGAAAG GGATCTTATCGAGAAGCTAATTACGTTAGGGTTTTACTACCGAGAGCTCGATCGCTTTGCCACGAAATCCCGGAATCTAAGCTGGATAAGAGCGGCTGATGTTTCTCCTTTGGACAGAGCCTCTGAGTTGTCAAATCCTAAAAGCGGGAAGCCGAGCGTTTATCGAAGAGCCATTGCTAATGGCCTGGTGGAGATACTCTCTGTCTACAAGTCTGCTGTTCTTCAACTCGAGCAGAAATTGTTGTCGGAAACCATGCCAATTTTGGCAACTGTCACTCAGGCCCTCAATAAG TTCTTTGTTATATTGCCGCCTTTGTACGAGCTTATTCTAGAGATTGAGCGTGATGATATACGTGGAGGACAGCTTCTTAACCTTTTACACAAACGCTGCCACTGTGGGGTGCCTGAATTGCAGGCCTGCATTCAAAG GCTTCTTTGGCATGGTCATCAAGTGTTGTATAACCAACTATCATCGTGGATGATTTATGGAATTCTACAAGACCAGCATGGAGAATTTTTCATTAGAAG GCAAGAAGATCGGGATGTGGAATATGGCTCATCTATCTTGGATACATCAGAAAAATTGGCTCACTTGTCAACTGTGGATACATCTTTAACTGATTGGCACTTGGGCTTTCATATATTTCTG GATATGCTCCCTGAGTATATCCATATGCGTGTAGCAGAGTCTATTCTTTTTGCTGGTAAAGCCATCAGGGTTCTCTGGAACCCAAGCCCTGCAATCCAATTTCAGGATGCTCTGTCTAATCAGCAGACAAAAAAAGGCTCTCAAAAGTTTCATGGATCAGCTGTGGGTGTTCCTTTCCAGAAGGAGGCTTTCCTGGATGTAAAAACAATTGGAGAAGAATTGCTCCCACAATCAGTGGCTGATAAGATTGAAACTATGCTTCTAGATCTAAAG GAATCATCAGAATTTCACAAAAGATCATTTGAATGCTCAGTTGACTCTATCCGGGCTATCGCAGCTAGTCATCTTTGGCAG CTTGTGGTTGTGCGTGCTGACTTGAATGGCCACTTAAAAGCTCTAAAGGACTATTTTCTTTTGGCAAAGGGAGACTTTTTCCAG TGCTTCCTGGAGGAGAGCCGGCAGTTAATGCGCCTACCGCCTCGCCAGTCAACTGCTGAAGCTGATCTTATGGTTCCATTTCAGTTG GCAGCCATAAAGACCATTGGGGAGGAAGACAAGTACTTTTCTAGAGTATCTTTGCT GATGCCTTCATTTGGGATCACAGTGAAATCCTCTCAAAGAGATTTACCGAAGACAAAAGCATACACTGATGGAAGTTCAGAGACCTCAGTTGGTGGTTGGGATGGTATTGCACTTGAATATTCTGTTGATTGGCCCTTACAGCTTTTCTTTACCCAAGAAGTGCTCTCCAA GTATCGTAGAATATTCCAATACCTGCTGAGGCTTAAACGAACACAAATGGAATTGGAAAAATCCTGGGCCTCTGTTATGCATCAGGAGCACACATATTTTGCCAAACACCGCAAGGACCAGATGAACTGCTCAATATCTCAGCCACCGCAGCAGTGTTTTAGACCAATGTGGCGTGTTAGAGAGCATATGGCATTTTTAATCAGAAATCTTCAATTTTATATTCAG GTGTTAAATGGGCTGTGA
- the LOC107923281 gene encoding uncharacterized protein — MEIFNDWSVKEAVFDRGKTNSGIGFTHFPVFGSRKIFSFCKTNSKIREKLLQNWGKCLTPFISVRHFPYSLQPSKTFIPSFPSISKPPQDLSTDFPPQYVLSDHHFRQICGKFQLYSSCCPSLYLSIRTRVGGLGRYFHKRMGKGNKEGTSKQFRWTKPMEHVFLEILAEEARKGNKPSNTFKSVSINRVADAISSRFQVQCDTKHVENHLRTVKNQWQIICKIRGESGFGWDDNMKMITCDRATYDATVMTATMKRLKR, encoded by the exons ATGGAAATATTTAATGATTGGAGCGTTAAGGAG GCTGTGTTTGATAGGGGGAAAACCAATTCCGGAATTGGTTTTACACATTTTCCAGTGTTTGGTagcaggaaaatattttccttttgtaAAACCAATTCCAAGATACGGGAAAAGCTATTACAAAAttggggaaaatgtcttacaccCTTCatttcggtaagacattttccatatTCTCTCCAGCCTTCTAAAACCTTCATTCCTTCATTTCCTTCCATTTCCAAACCCCCACAAGATCTGTCGACTGATTTTCCCCCACAATACGTTCTCTCCGACCACCATTTCCGTCAGATCTGTGGGAAATTTCAG CTGTATAGTTCTTGCTGTCCTAGCCTCTACCTCAGCATTCGTACTCGTGTTGGTGGCCTTGGTCGATATTTTCATAAGAG aatgggtaagggcaacaaagaagggacctccaagcaattcaggtggacaaaaccgatggaacatgttttccttgaaattctagcagaggaggctcgaaaaggaaataagccttctaatactttcaaatcagtttctattaatcgagttgcCGACGCCATTTCTTCTAGATTCCAAGTCCAATGCGATACAAAGCAcgtggaaaatcatttgaggacagtaaaaaaccagtggcagattatatgcaaaattcgaggtgaaagtggttttggatgggatgataacatgaaaatgatcacatgtgatagagcgacataCGATGCAacagtgatg ACTGCGACAATGAAGAGGctgaagaggtaa
- the LOC107922766 gene encoding poly [ADP-ribose] polymerase 2 isoform X2, which produces MYPSISFLHSQTISPTLCSSKNMASKLKAGQLRDELAQRGLDTIGTKPLLVLRLEDALLKERKKEEENGGKANNAIGNNKRKRGRESDVCSNEDSDKVNAVEEFRQMNVKQLREQATLRGLSTVGTKKELLERLCEDADKNPLPVKVEEEEEEEEEEEEEEEKESRKEEKIVTATKKGVAVLDQGIPDEIKAHYHVLQKGDHIYDAMLNQTNVGQNNNKFFVIQLLESDDSKTYMVHNRWGRVGVKGQIKLHGPFTSRQAAIDVFQTKFFNKTKNYWYNRKDFVCHPKCYTLLEMDYDEKEKDSDVKRKANSSIGAQLRETKLEQRVAKFISVICNISMMKQQMMEIGYNADKLPLGKLSKSTILKGYDILKKIADVIDQSNRSKLEQLSSEFYTVIPHDFGFRKMRDFVIDKPQKLKKKLEMVEALGEIEVASKLLMDDITMEIVKYIQNTHAQTHSNYTVDVVQIFKVTRDGESERFKKFSGTKNRMLLWHGSRLTNWTGILSQGLRIAPPEAPATGYMFGKGVYFADMFSKSANYCYTNSAFTTGVLLLCEVALGDMAELLQAKSDADKLPDGKLSTKGVGATAPDPSEAQSLDDGVVVPLGKPKEQNRKGALLYNEYIVYNVDQIRMRYLIQVSFKYTK; this is translated from the exons ATGTATCCCTCCATTTCCTTCTTACATTCTCAAACGATTTCTCCCACACTTTGCTCATCGAAGAACATGGCAAGTAAGCTGAAAGCAGGCCAGCTCCGAGACGAACTCGCCCAGCGTGGGCTTGACACAATCGGGACCAAGCCCTTACTG GTGCTGAGACTGGAGGATGCTTTGCTCAAGGAGaggaagaaagaagaggaaaatggAGGCAAGGCTAACAATGCAATCGGAAATAACAAGAGAAAAAGAGGGAGGGAGTCGGATGTCTGTAGTAACGAGGATTCGGACAAAGTCAATGCCGTTGAGGAGTTTCGACAAATGAATGTCAAGCAATTACGCGAACAAGCTACTCTTCGAGGCCTTTCCACTGTTGGCACCAAAAAGGAACTTCTCGAGCGGCTTTGTGAAGATGCCGACAAGAATCCTCTTCCTG TtaaagtagaagaagaagaagaagaagaagaagaagaagaagaagaagaagagaaggaaaGTAGGAAGGAGGAGAAAATCGTTACGGCCACAAAGAAAGGGGTGGCTGTTCTGGATCAAGGGATCCCAGATGAGATAAAGGCTCATTATCATGTTCTACAAAAG GGTGATCATATCTATGATGCCATGTTAAATCAGACGAATGTTGGGCAAAACAATAACAAGTTCTTTGTGATCCAGCTTCTAG AATCTGATGACTCAAAGACATACATGGTTCATAATAGATGGGGTAGAGTTGGTGTGAAGGGTCAAATTAAGTTACATGGCCCCTTTACTTCACGACAAGCTGCAATTGATGTGTTTCAAACCAAGTTCTTTAACAAGACCAAAAACTATTGGTACAACAGAAAAGACTTTGTTTGTCACCCAAAGTGCTACACCTTGCTGGAGATGGACtatgatgaaaaagaaaaggattcTGAT GTCAAAAGAAAGGCTAACTCTTCCATTGGTGCTCAATTGCGGGAGACAAAGCTTGAACAACGTGTTGCTAAGTTTATCTCTGTTATATGCAATATCAGCATGATGAAGCAACAAATGATGGAAATAG GATACAATGCTGACAAGTTGCCTCTTGGTAAGCTAAGCAAATCCACAATTTTAAAG GGGTATGATATCTTAAAGAAAATTGCTGATGTGATTGACCAGTCAAACAGGAGCAAGCTTGAGCAATTAAGTTC GGAATTTTACACCGTGATTCCACATGATTTTGGATTTAGAAAAATGC GTGATTTTGTCATCGACAAACCTCagaagttgaaaaagaagttgGAAATG GTTGAAGCCCTGGGAGAAATAGAGGTCGCATCAAAATTATTAATGGATGACATTACGATGGAG ATTGTAAAGTATATTCAGAATACTCATGCTCAGACACATTCAAATTATACAGTTGATGTTGTTCAAATATTCAAGGTGACAAGAGACGGTGAAAGTGAACGCTTTAAAAAG TTTTCTGGAACAAAAAATAGAATGCTGTTGTGGCATGGTTCTCGGCTTACTAACTGGACTGGCATTCTGTCCCAAG GTTTGCGCATTGCTCCACCTGAAGCGCCTGCCACGGGTTATATGTTTGGGAAGGGGGTTTACTTTGCTGATATGTTCTCCAAAAGTGCAAATTATTGCTATACTAATTCTGCCTTCACAACTGGGGTGTTGCTTCTATGTGAG GTTGCCCTGGGTGACATGGCTGAGCTTCTACAAGCTAAAAGCGATGCTGATAAGCTGCCGGATGGGAAGTTGAG CACAAAAGGTGTTGGTGCAACTGCACCGGATCCTTCTGAAGCCCAGTCACTTGATGATGGTGTTGTAGTTCCCCTAGGAAAACCGAAGGAGCAAAACCGGAAG GGTGCTTTATTATACAATGAATATATAGTCTACAATGTCGACCAGATAAGGATGCGCTACTTGATTCAAGTTAGTTTCAAATATACAAAGTAG
- the LOC107924483 gene encoding gamma-tubulin complex component 4 isoform X1: MLHELLLALVGYTGDLIIDEREHHKSLGICLSPNAPISEQRSFKLASDISFIDPSERDLIEKLITLGFYYRELDRFATKSRNLSWIRAADVSPLDRASELSNPKSGKPSVYRRAIANGLVEILSVYKSAVLQLEQKLLSETMPILATVTQALNKFFVILPPLYELILEIERDDIRGGQLLNLLHKRCHCGVPELQACIQRLLWHGHQVLYNQLSSWMIYGILQDQHGEFFIRRQEDRDVEYGSSILDTSEKLAHLSTVDTSLTDWHLGFHIFLDMLPEYIHMRVAESILFAGKAIRVLWNPSPAIQFQDALSNQQTKKGSQKFHGSAVGVPFQKEAFLDVKTIGEELLPQSVADKIETMLLDLKESSEFHKRSFECSVDSIRAIAASHLWQLVVVRADLNGHLKALKDYFLLAKGDFFQCFLEESRQLMRLPPRQSTAEADLMVPFQLAAIKTIGEEDKYFSRVSLLMPSFGITVKSSQRDLPKTKAYTDGSSETSVGGWDGIALEYSVDWPLQLFFTQEVLSKYRRIFQYLLRLKRTQMELEKSWASVMHQEHTYFAKHRKDQMNCSISQPPQQCFRPMWRVREHMAFLIRNLQFYIQVDVIESQWNVLQSHIQDSHDFTELVGFHQEYLSALISQSFLDIGSVSRILDSIMTLCLQFCWNIEHQESSQNTSELERITEEFNKKSNSLYTILRSSRLAGSQRAPFLRRFLLRMNFNSFFEATARGVLNVVRPRPSLPVLNQQ, translated from the exons ATGTTGCACGAGCTTTTACTAGCACTTGTTGGTTACACAGGAGATCTAATAATCGACGAGCGAGAACATCATAAATCTCTCGGCATTTGCTTATCCCCCAACGCTCCCATCTCCGAACAACGTTCCTTCAAGCTTGCTTCCGACATTTCCTTCATCGACCCCAGTGAAAG GGATCTTATCGAGAAGCTAATTACGTTAGGGTTTTACTACCGAGAGCTCGATCGCTTTGCCACGAAATCCCGGAATCTAAGCTGGATAAGAGCGGCTGATGTTTCTCCTTTGGACAGAGCCTCTGAGTTGTCAAATCCTAAAAGCGGGAAGCCGAGCGTTTATCGAAGAGCCATTGCTAATGGCCTGGTGGAGATACTCTCTGTCTACAAGTCTGCTGTTCTTCAACTCGAGCAGAAATTGTTGTCGGAAACCATGCCAATTTTGGCAACTGTCACTCAGGCCCTCAATAAG TTCTTTGTTATATTGCCGCCTTTGTACGAGCTTATTCTAGAGATTGAGCGTGATGATATACGTGGAGGACAGCTTCTTAACCTTTTACACAAACGCTGCCACTGTGGGGTGCCTGAATTGCAGGCCTGCATTCAAAG GCTTCTTTGGCATGGTCATCAAGTGTTGTATAACCAACTATCATCGTGGATGATTTATGGAATTCTACAAGACCAGCATGGAGAATTTTTCATTAGAAG GCAAGAAGATCGGGATGTGGAATATGGCTCATCTATCTTGGATACATCAGAAAAATTGGCTCACTTGTCAACTGTGGATACATCTTTAACTGATTGGCACTTGGGCTTTCATATATTTCTG GATATGCTCCCTGAGTATATCCATATGCGTGTAGCAGAGTCTATTCTTTTTGCTGGTAAAGCCATCAGGGTTCTCTGGAACCCAAGCCCTGCAATCCAATTTCAGGATGCTCTGTCTAATCAGCAGACAAAAAAAGGCTCTCAAAAGTTTCATGGATCAGCTGTGGGTGTTCCTTTCCAGAAGGAGGCTTTCCTGGATGTAAAAACAATTGGAGAAGAATTGCTCCCACAATCAGTGGCTGATAAGATTGAAACTATGCTTCTAGATCTAAAG GAATCATCAGAATTTCACAAAAGATCATTTGAATGCTCAGTTGACTCTATCCGGGCTATCGCAGCTAGTCATCTTTGGCAG CTTGTGGTTGTGCGTGCTGACTTGAATGGCCACTTAAAAGCTCTAAAGGACTATTTTCTTTTGGCAAAGGGAGACTTTTTCCAG TGCTTCCTGGAGGAGAGCCGGCAGTTAATGCGCCTACCGCCTCGCCAGTCAACTGCTGAAGCTGATCTTATGGTTCCATTTCAGTTG GCAGCCATAAAGACCATTGGGGAGGAAGACAAGTACTTTTCTAGAGTATCTTTGCT GATGCCTTCATTTGGGATCACAGTGAAATCCTCTCAAAGAGATTTACCGAAGACAAAAGCATACACTGATGGAAGTTCAGAGACCTCAGTTGGTGGTTGGGATGGTATTGCACTTGAATATTCTGTTGATTGGCCCTTACAGCTTTTCTTTACCCAAGAAGTGCTCTCCAA GTATCGTAGAATATTCCAATACCTGCTGAGGCTTAAACGAACACAAATGGAATTGGAAAAATCCTGGGCCTCTGTTATGCATCAGGAGCACACATATTTTGCCAAACACCGCAAGGACCAGATGAACTGCTCAATATCTCAGCCACCGCAGCAGTGTTTTAGACCAATGTGGCGTGTTAGAGAGCATATGGCATTTTTAATCAGAAATCTTCAATTTTATATTCAG GTTGATGTGATAGAATCTCAATGGAATGTTTTGCAATCTCATATTCAAGATTCTCATGACTTCACTGAACTTGTGGGTTTCCATCAAGA GTATTTGTCAGCTTTAATCTCTCAGTCCTTCTTGGACATTGGCTCTGTGTCAAGGATATTGGACAGCATCATGACTCTTTGCCTGCAGTTTTGCTGGAACATTGAGCACCAAGAAAGTAGTCAAAATACATCTGAACTAGAGCGTATAACTGAG